AATACCTTGTGAATTCGAACATTCAAAACTCTTATGCTCTGAACGTCCGCAAAAAATACAagaaacaacttcgttatttgtGGTCACGAGTTCAGAAGCTGTATATGGAGTTGCTTTGTTGTTTTCTGTCGTCATCATCTTCTTCTGTTCCTTCGCCCTGGCAGATCCTACTCCTGACTTCGCCATTGAAACTTTCTCTTCATTCTCAACTTCATTCCTTATAAAATCCATAAGTTTCTTCACTTTGTCTTGAGATTTCGCTGCCGCTGTATCTGCCGAATACGAACGCTGCCATATCCGCAAGAGCTCCTCAGGAAGACAGGATTCTACCAATGGAAATAACATGGCTGAACATTTATCTGATGTGATTCCCAGTGATTCAAGAGCTCTCAACTGACATTCCAACTTGTCATATAACATTGACAGGGACTTTGTGTTTGATGTTAGTAATCCTATCAAATCTCTTATATATAATTCAATAAGGAGTTCTTCTCTTCCGAACCGGGACTTCAGAGCCTCAATTGCCTTAGGATAATTCTCGAAGGTGGGTGGAAAACTCTCCACGACAGTTCTTGCTCTTGACTTAGGTATTGTCGATAGAATTAGGTACTGAAATTTCTCCTCATTGTCCATGGTGGGATCTTCATCTAGTTTCTTAAATAATCCCCAAAAATGCAGCCAATCTCGAATATCACCACCAAACTTTTTCAACTCTATCTGTGGAAGCTTAAATTTTCTTTGGAGCGTACCAACTTCGCCTTCTGAGGAAGATATTTCGCGAACCTTTTCTGTGGAAGATGAAAATCTTTCttttataacattgaatttcaatgaatattcttcCACACTATCACAGTCTGTTTCAATATCGGTGTCACTCATATTTTCTTCTATCATGAAGTTAAACACCTCCTTGTCTAAGGTCCTGATCTCTTCATATTTACTCTCCAGAACTTGAAAAGCCGCTTTAACTTCATCACTATTAAAATTCCCATTGGAAATCCGGCTTTCAATATTATTGtagatttttgtgaaaattcttCGGTGTACTGTTCTTGCTTTCTTTGCCTTATCCATAATTCTTACTTGAATGTGTGTCTTGAATGTGTCCTGTCACGGTCGCCAAAAATGTACAATTTCAAGTAATAAAGACTATTTCTTTTATAAGCAGAACGTTTATTCTTCGAAGCTCTACAATTTTACTGCTCTAGACAAAATCTTGTGAACTCTCctcttttttttattgtatctaTAGCAACTGAACCCTTGATACTACGATCTTGCATTAGAAAACGGAACAATACTTATATTGATATTACGTGTTTTTTATGCTATGAAAGTAGTGAAGCCAAGTCGTTGTCAGAAATTGACTTACACACATGCTCGAATTACAAATCCAAAAAtgacgaacaagatattgattagtaaCCAAAGATTTCTGATATTATGTTTTGTGAAATGACAAGTCCCTGACATCGTAGAcaaacaaatcttgcattagtttgtttatgttcaggacctcactctacatattatggagagtagagagaaggagaacgattgccgtactaaaaatgtgtccccgaaaacggggaacgtaggataggtgtcgctgcgattgctgCGTTTATCGATagggggtggggattcaagcgtcaaatgaataattgaaatgaacagccttcattttattttaggttatgtgtcatcgtggtttttctgatgatttttctaatacctttcttcaaatctatattaaatatgagttctctgaattatatacaataaaatacaagtcaaaTTATAGAGGGGACTATGTTATCAGCTttacgaaatcaatgaaatttaaaAGAAATCACCGATCATAAAAATTGTACCTAATTTTGTTtaacattgtttattgaaaacaggtatgttagttggtttacgttatcttcaaaattatataaatttgcagtgaggagtagtacacatcaagacaacaaaaggtagcaatctcagatttatcacttaggtattaaagtagattctgtttccaatactcagctgagaaccgatataaaccatttattatgttatgccaacaaaattcttcaagaataaccacttctgaaccatgtagtattattggttagatattcagaagagtcaacttctcacgaggaatgacaatttcgatttcgtttataatgtcATCATCAtattcatcgcaaaagtgctcttgacacacaaattgattcgaagtcgattcttgaggtgaggtttttccaattttctttcaaaaatgctctcggaaattttatctcttctccttttctttccgatgccaaaacactcttacactaccGCACGCTTCAatatttcaccatggtcatatgttgttctctcatcaaaaatcgaaaataataatattcctatcatctctCACCAGGAAAACTCAGCCAACTttaactatactgcattcacatttattttagcagtcggttggccatgaaataattttctcaagtttttgtaactagaacggagtaaggttggcactcatgaaatgtcgttaatgtcataacgccgttgccacaagttatatcaattaatattacgaaaatgctaaaagtgattgaaaaagagagaagacagggtttcaggaagagCTATTTGGAactcaggtccgctcattcaaatagttataccctgatattagagagttgaagtgctgccatgaacgtaaacgttaacgttataattgacatctacgcatgctcattcgtcagtttttaacgttaacgttagcgtcagctttacggcctacgtaaactagcggtctcccacgtataccttaaacatcgacgtacgttaaccgaacgttaaacgagtagcaccgatgacttgcgaatggccgaattttgactgttgaatgcaattctcAATAACCTCAAACAGTCATTGTTTATATTTCccatgtattttctcataatgaatgaaagttataggaaatcagcattgattttaaagttatcaaaaggatttagTTATGAAACttcgttatcagattacattcagtatggaaatggctgaaactcaaCTGCGATTCTCTTTTCTCTAACActtaaacatttcattgataataaaatactttcaagttgaaaattctctttattatgcatataatcattagaacatcaatatttcaaatatatagACGAAAATGTTAGTGGTTTGTAGAAGGGTACGAAAGAAtatgtcaatatttcaaatattattccagctgtcgaggctcaatattagatattagataaaagcaaagtgtgtaatatctttggataAAAGAAAGTTccagaaaaatgaaatcaaaatccaaattgataggttatgtttaacgtctgacgtttcatgatggcagcacttcaactcaaatttcattacaacacgtaaacgttatatttgacgttatttgtcacgttaacgtttacgttcaggctaacgttctgtgcgcacttcaactctctattctaaaatccacaatacgtcagacggtagcgaacatattcaatgtaagagaatttatatattgtttcatctgaatctaaacgacttatatttcagctgaatatttccacaatcagaaagattgtgaatgaagaggatgacaaagaatttccctctattgggagacccaaaaaagtgatggcatttgagaattttatgtttgagtgaattaatgcgaaaagtttactacaggattttcgtagaataagttcccgaaaattgatttttctatttttcatttgacttgtcctatacattgtaaatgtcttaaggtaccaataaataccttatttttattattatatcaatgcattaacagcacaaatacgcgccagttatcctgctaattgtttattcatgtgaaatttttgttcaaaggtgaagttcatcttgtttgaaacttcctttaattccttttacttatattgatgcaagatgatttttgttgaagaatttaacattcatgtaattatctgttcactccaacatatgcatttcatcttcgggttaatatttttgaaatctacaactgatgtattcaaacttaagccaaagaagataacgaacattaactctcctcaagctagtgcgtattatgatattacactgatctcttgtatttttcatgcaaataacaggatttggtatgccttcaatcagtttgtataaacttcaattatgttagtcacatattttccgaagagattcgacattgtgataaaatacgtaataatggaaacttttacgtagaacgcgcaacatagcgttgatttaaaacccaaaaatgttttggcaagcgtcataactccacattttcttactatacagagtgaaatgtgtcaaatttccatggccaaccgactgctaaaataaaagtaaatggagtATAGTTCAAATCTAAATTTCGCCATCaagtgatggccagcgcgcctgttggcaaaaacatgaactaccatataggtacatattttaggggacaaaaaatctatggtctcaaagcagcgatcgttcttcttctctctactctccatactacagaggcgccaactggtgagcacA
Above is a window of Coccinella septempunctata chromosome 5, icCocSept1.1, whole genome shotgun sequence DNA encoding:
- the LOC123312773 gene encoding uncharacterized protein LOC123312773 is translated as MDKAKKARTVHRRIFTKIYNNIESRISNGNFNSDEVKAAFQVLESKYEEIRTLDKEVFNFMIEENMSDTDIETDCDSVEEYSLKFNVIKERFSSSTEKVREISSSEGEVGTLQRKFKLPQIELKKFGGDIRDWLHFWGLFKKLDEDPTMDNEEKFQYLILSTIPKSRARTVVESFPPTFENYPKAIEALKSRFGREELLIELYIRDLIGLLTSNTKSLSMLYDKLECQLRALESLGITSDKCSAMLFPLVESCLPEELLRIWQRSYSADTAAAKSQDKVKKLMDFIRNEVENEEKVSMAKSGVGSARAKEQKKMMTTENNKATPYTASELVTTNNEVVSCIFCGRSEHKSFECSNSQAHMERENWLG